From the genome of Astyanax mexicanus isolate ESR-SI-001 chromosome 3, AstMex3_surface, whole genome shotgun sequence:
ACATTAAGCATCACATCCGCTAAAGCAGATTTGTTTTTGAACGTTTTTTAAGggacttaaaaaaataatgggTTAACTTTcttgcatatataaatatagggGCAGGACAAACAGCAGTGATAATCTCTGATTGGTCGATGAAGGTACTAGGTTTCCAGATACGCTGATGCTGATTGACCTCTGTCACAAACGCACCCTCGCTGTTTCTCTTCCTTCATTACTCATGTATTATAAAAATACTAAAGATTATTGTTGAAATAAACCGtattttaaaagattaaaatattcgacagttattaaataaataaacttaagcCGTGCTGACTGAGCACGACTATGACCAATTACAGGAGAGCACATTGAGTGACAGATAGGAGGTTTATCCAATTAAAGTTCGAGCTGATGAGTGACGCTCCCGTATGTAAATATGCAAGCGGGACAAACAGCAACAGTGGTCACTGATTGGTTGCTGAACGTACAACGTTTCCGGGTAAACTACTGCTGATTGGCCGAACATaactttgctttttttattagcttagctgacaatttttaaaatagtaaaaaaatagtaaataatattatcgaaataaaacatatttaaataagatTTTAAGAATCTAAATATTCgtcaaatattaaataaataatcgtGAGCTGCGAGACTGGGTAGCGCGACTAACCAATGACAGGAGAGCAAATTGAGTGACAGAAAGGAGGTTTATCCAATTAAAATTCGAGCTGATGAGTGACGCTCCCGTATGTAAATATACAGGCGGGACGAACAGCAATAATGATACCTGATTGGTTGCTGGACGTACAAGATTTCCGGGTACACCACTGCTGATTGGCCGAACTCAACTTTTAGCACgcaattttaaaaacaatttttaaaaatttatttttaaaatagtaaaGATAATACTcgcaataaaacatatttaaaaacatatgaatatttgtcaataaataaataaataaacgtgaGTTGCCAGACTGAAGCGCGGCTAACCAATGATAAACGAGCACTGAGTGACAGACAGGCGGTTTATCCAATTAAATGCAAGCTGGGCAGTGACACGTGGGAACAACACTAGCCCCCGACTCATGCTACAAAACAAGAAACAACAACACAGCGTGTTGAAGGTTTTTCgctcatgtttttcttttatattttaagttttaattaatcatttatataATGTAAcgttatacataaaatatatatatccttttATAGTATTAATCTTCCGCAGTTTTATACACAGGCTCCAGATCAGGTGTTTCATTACAGGTGTGAACTTTGTTCGGGTCAGTTGATAAAATCACCTTTGAGCTTTTATCATGCAGTTCAGATAACGCTGGTTAAAAACATCTGGTCTCCTCATGGCGTCCCCCGCGCTCCTCGCAGCCGCTCTGGCGGTGTGTGTGAGCGGGATCCCGCGGGGCTGCTCGGAGGGTGTGTGGCGGCTCCCCCCGGTCCTGGATCGGTCTTACGTGGCTGCGGTTTATGAACACCAGGTGATCCTGAACCCGAACCCCAAGATTCCCGTGTGGAGAGAAGCAGCTCTGGAGCACATGAAGAAAAACCTGGATGTGTTTGAGGAGCAGACTGCTTTAGCTGCACAGCAGGTAACTTTAACGTTTAGTAGagcttttattttacctttttatttatttaatttcatgttttaccttttatccctttttattttattcatttaatccctttatttgtttttttttaacgtatttattttagtttcatcatttacttttttaaaataattgttttgttattttagtcttctagtatttctttaactgtgtttatatttcattattctaattatttatctcttctcTATGTTATGTTGCTTTACATTTTATCCTGTCTGCATAGCCTTTtgttctaaattattttatttctccttaaataaattttatattgtttgattgtttttataaataaaacttatttttcagtccctttaattttttttaaaatgctcGGCTGCAGAAGATGAAGATGAGGTTTACCcttaataaatcattggttgtttgcatcagaaatttcagttaaatacggctctgaaaaaaagagagcacttaaaatgatgagtttctttaattttaccaagttaaaaacctctggaatataatcaagaggaagatggatgatcacaaaccatcaaaccaccaaactgaactgcttgaatttttgcagcaggaataaagcagcataaagttatccaaaagcagtgtgtaagactggtggaggagaacatgatgacaactttatgaatctgaacttgttttctttgcattatttgaggtctgaaagttctgcatcttttttgtcaggGGGCCCAAATCATAGTATTCCCGGAGGACGGCATCCATGGATTCAACTACAGCAGAGCTTCCATAGCAAGTTACCTGGAGCCAATTCCTGACCCCACACACGTGACGTGGAGTCCATGCGCTGATCCTGACCGATTCCCAAACACAGAGGTACTTTACAATACACCCAGTAGTGGATGCACACTCttctttatttgttgttttattttcatttcctCTCATTTatctaaatcattatttttttccacatgCCCAGATGTGGAGTTTCTGTGTTTCTGACAGTCACAAAACTACATATTTTTTTGGAGGGGGGAAGGTAATTTAGTTTTAATCCACAGCCATGCTGATCCACACTCTTCTAGTGGTTGTTTTTCCATCTCTTGTTTTCATATACTTTTAAATGAATAGGCATACAGAATTAAAACCAATTAGAGCACAACCATCAACTTTGtcgtttaaaattaaattttaatactTAATATACTGGCGAGGGCACTGAGTGGCGCTGCCACGATTAGGCGATCGCTGGAttgaatcctgatcatgcagcttgccatcagcagccaaagtctgagagagaacaattgacCATGCTCTCTTTGAGtcggtacagtagatggcgctctttcatcctctcatcactcctagggtgatgtggatcagcacaaggctgcacctgtgagctgatgtatcagaaccgctgtatcagagtctctgcgctttcctctgagcgttagcgctgtgatgctacctggcaatgctgcattagcagcggttcaaaaaaaaaaataggtggtGGCAtcctatttaatatttatattatttattattaagtctgTAGTATGTTTTCTACAGAGCTAATTTCCCACCGAAATAACAGAAAATCATTCACagtgattttaaatattttttaagatgcTTATTCCtagttatagagttatagaggaCACTCGCTGTAATAAAACCTGTGGACGTTGTTGTTTCGTTGTTTTCTCAGGTACTCCATCGTCTGAGCTGCATGGCTCGCAAGAACTGCATCTTCTTGGTGGCCAACATGCCGGATCGTCAGCTGTGCAGCCGGCTGGAGGACCCCCTCTGTCCGGTGGATGGTCAGTACCAGTATAACACGGATGTTGTGTTCAGTAGCGACGGCACTCTGGTGGCCAGGTACCATAAACAGAACCTGTACTTCGAGGCTGCGTTCGACAAGCCCCCGCAGTGCGAGTACGTTACCTTCACCACTCCGTTCGCTGGGCGCTTTGGGGTCTTCACCTGTTTCGACATACTGTTTCGGGAGCCGGCCGTGACCCTTGTGAAGGACATGGGCGTCAGGCAGCTGGTGTATCCGACAGCCTGGATGAATCAGCTCCCCCTGCTGGCGGCCGTGCAGTTCCAGCGCTCCTTCTCGTTCTCTACAGGTGTGACTTTGCTGGCTGCGAATATTCGATCTGCAGCTCTGGGCATGACGGGCAGCGGGATCTTCACGCCTCAGGATGCTCTGTACCATCACGACATGGATGGCGAGAGTGGGAAACTGCTGGTGAAGAGAGTGCCTGTCCTGGATCCATCTGTGCCCTGGACTCTCTCTGAAGCAGGGAATGTGAAAGGGAATGGAACAGAGAATGGAACAGGGACTGAAGCAGGGAATGTGGATGGGAAAGGAGCAGGGAAGGCTTGCATGAGGACTAAACCCTTGTCATACCCAattaaagaagaggaagaagtgcAGAACAAGCCAGGGCACTGTTTCCTCTGCCGCGAGTGCTCCCCAAGCGATGAACAAACACCTTTTAACTCCACAATGATGTACGATAAGTTCACCATGTTGCCTCTCCAGGGCAGCGAGGGGAATCTCACCGTGTGCGATGGATCCCTCTGCTGCCAGCTGCTGTTCCGGAGACAGAAACCTCCCGAGGAAGAGCTTTACGCACTCGGGGCGTTTAACGGACTCCACGTGGTCCACGGCACGTACTATTTGGAGGTGTGCGCCTTGGTCAGATGCACAAGTCTGGACAAGGCAAGCTGCGGAGGAGAGACTGAGCACGCTCAGACGATGATCGACTTCCATCTGGAAGGGAGCTTCAGCACAGAGCACGTCTACGCTGGCGTGCTGGGCAGCGGCATGAGCCTGGATCTACCAGACATTACCGGCCGGAGGAAAAACGGACGATTCCACATGAACAACACAGAAATGACCACTGGACTGGTGACAGCAGTTCTGTACGGAAGGGTCTATGAGAAGGATGGCACGGATCAAGATCAGTTTGCTGGTTCAAGtgtattattttaagattttacgTGCAgaaatttaatattttcatatttgcacTGAAGCTGCAAGGCCAAGGTGTTTGAGTTAATGAAGTTAGTTAGTGACTGTAGTTTTTCATAAGCTCCTCCCACCTTTAGGATTCTTTATCTGAAGGGAGTTTAGCTAATCTGGTCAAAATGTACCTTAAATGTACCTTGTACTTTCTTGATGTCTCTGGATTAATATTTTgtgataatacaaaaaaaaattagttacaaaacactttaaaactgAAAGCAAAATTTCAACTCAatacaataaatgtaaaaaaaaatacagacctTCAAATTTGCTATGTTTTTCCTAATATATTTAGAAATATCTAATAGAATTATGATGtaatccaccaaaaaaaaaaaaagatgttttattCATGATTTATTAGTAATCATTTGAACAATGCACCGAGTAGCCAGGTCACAGTCCTGCCCTCGAGTTTCTCAGCAATCTTATATAAAAGGCAATATTTTTCTTAACAcgcacagcattcacactcacagacacacacacacaaaaagtacACACGCTTCTTTCCTCTGTTTCCGAGTCAAAGTATAACAAATGCTGTGATTCACCAAAGACCAGAGTTGAACAAGTAGAAACCCTGTCGGCACCTTGATAGCTGGTCTCAGACTTGTAGGTAAGAAATGTGTCACAAGGCCTTTTTTATAAGAAAACTTcactgtcccaaaaaaacgtCTTCAGTTAAATCATTCACTTCTGCAGCAACAGGGACTGGAACGTTGAACCTGACAGCACTTAACATTCACAGCAGTCCTAGTCTTGGTTGATCTGGTTTGCAATAAATTATTAGCCATAAAAACACAAGAAAGGAAGGGAAAAATAGTCCTAAATGAAGtcatgcttttaaaaaaaaaaaaagtggttggGAGGGGGGACAAGTTGGTCCCATTGGCTGGGTTCCACAGACGAAGGTTCTGGGAACCGTAGTCCCACAGTAGTCATCAATGCATGTTTGTAGTTTTGGCCACCGCCCCGCCGAGGCCCGAACCGAACCGTTCCTCTTCTTTCTTCCAACAACGAGGGGGAACACAGGTAAAATGTGTCCAGATTTTAAAAGAGCTTACTGAAAGAACATTTAACTCCAAAGTGGAGGTTAAAAATGCATCATAACTGTGGAAACAGAAGCCAAAGACTGCAGACTGTAGTGTAGTAATAGATAGGTCAACCGTGTTCCTGTCCTATTCTTCAGAATCATCAGTCTCTAAAGGCTCCTGAGACATCGGCTGTACAGGCCTAAGAGGAAAGGCAGCCAACcccatttatttcttttaataaaagaaaaaagaaatgtggTAGTGGCGCCATTATCCCCGACTTCAGCAATAGCTTAGAATTCACATTCCACACTAAATCCATCCATTTCAATGTGTGATTCAGCACTATAGCGTACTACCCAGTACTCTCCAGGCACTCTGTAGCTgtacaaaacacaacagtaggGAATTAGCGGCCGCGCGGATCGCTGAATCTGGGATTAAATGAATGTCATCCTTTAGTAGAGTAAAAGGTAAAAGAATCACACATTAAACTACAGATTTCTGCGTAGATCTGCGCTCTTATTTCACAGAGAGAAGCAGAGTCAGAGAGACTTCAGAGTCTTCAGTAGGTCTCCGAGTCAGAGTCATTAAGTTCATCGTCGGGGACGATCAGGCCGTCCTCCCGGCCCAGGTTATTGAAGCTGCAGTAAGAGCCGTGCTCAGAGCGCAGTGCCGGTAAAGGGTCGAAGGTCACGGCTTTCGATGGGCTGCAGTAGTGGTTAATGGCGCTGAAGGTGAGGCCTGGCAAGGCACCGGCACTGCCAGGGGACACGGGCATCATGGTGGCCAGGATCAGTGCCAGACAGTCGGCCACATCTTTGTTCGGGGCGCAGGCTAAGGCCGGGGTGTAACCTGTGGAGTAAAAGTGGTTACAAGTCAATTAACTCCACTTAGTCtttaaaaaatgagtaaaaagtgAAATAATCTAGTGAAATAATGTATGTGAATTGTGCCAGTCTAGCAAAACGTAATAAAAAGTCTAAAGCAAAGCAAGACCACAGATATGGTATCTACTCTGCAAGACATTGTTTTATGAATTTTCCAAATTccgtattaaggagcagtaaagccatttagcagaagtacagagttatacaggagtttcagtcaagtttctccagcaccgatgctggagcagtattagcattagacgctaaacGCTAAGCGCTAGGTCTTTTGCCGTTTAGACGTGAGTACATGGGACAaagcgctagctgatagcgccctgggttagcggaacactcagggtttctcagtgctTAGGTCTCTCAGTgctaactgtgactagcgctgctgctaatcgttttactcacccaaataaacagtttttaggagagaaatacgtgtagaataacatccagtgcttgtttgacttgctTTTACAGCAacacttgctgaattagaaggggggagccccttgttccttactattgtatcttaaaatgcgccttataatctggtgtaccttatgtatgtgtaatataatacttttattgatagtgcgacagtattttataatttgaattacgcaatttttttttttatttgatgtaatTGCCCTTCAGCCTGCATTTACTTTATTACAGTATAAATTGGATGAAAAATTGCTGTGTGTAGGTCCTCACCATTCTCGTCCACAGCGAGGACACTAGCTCCCTTCCCCAGAAGCTCCTGCACCACCACTGTGAGACCGTTGCGGGCAGCAACATGCAGCGGCCTGGGAGATAGCAAAAACACAGATATTGATTAGGGAGTGATGAGATACGACATGTCTTTTATGGCTGGTGTGTGCATGTTAAGAGTGCAGTGTATGTGTACGTCCACACGTACGTCTGCAGGGCTGCGTTTGTGGCGTTGATTAGGTTCCTGTCCGAGACCTTCTCCAGAATCAACAAGGCACTGGTTTCATGCCCCTGGggtgaattaaaataaaataaataaataacactaaaCACAAGGGAAAAACTGCACTAAAACTgttattttctaattttattgttaattttctcccaatttagctaggctaattgtcccacccattcagctgtatatcccccatcactagtgatcccTCAACACAAGGATGTCAGACTCTGATGATGCAGAATTGCagagtacatcagctcacagacgcagccttgggctgatccacatcaccctaggagtgatgaggggaaagagcagccCCATCTACTGttcccactcagagagagcaaggcaaattgtgctctctcagggctccggcagctgatggctacaagctgcatgactgggatttaaacaGATTCGATTTTTCTATCATAAGGCcccttttcagtgttagtttaagtAAAGATCTGTGCGTCCTGTACCTTGCTGCAGGCTAAATGTAGGGCCGAGTTCTTATTTGCATCCTGTAGCGTGAGGTCCGCCTTCGCTCTACTCACGAGCACTTCTGCATGAGAACAAAAGATGATTTATTTCAGCATCTTCAACATCAAAGCTGCCAGTTCAAAAAGCACCGTCCCCACCATTAAAATGAAGAATACAACTGGTGCATTTTAAAGACTCGAGCTCATCTGACACTTTGGAGAAGAAAGAAGGCCTGTGGGCGTCTGTATCTTACCGACAGCATTAGTCTGGCCGTTCTCAGCTGCCATCATCAAGGGTGTTTTGCCGAGCGCATCTATGGCGTTTACCTGGGCGTTGTGCCCCAGCAGTAGCTGCAGGCACTCCACGTGGTCTGTGTAGGCTGCTGCATGCAGAGGCGTTCTAATGCATAATAGAGAAGAGAGCAGGAGTgagattttattttaacacactcagaaattttacatttaattccagtcaaaaaaaaaaattactgcttTAATCTGCTTACATTTAATCACAGAAACTGGAAAAAATGGGAGACCAGTATGTAAAcagattatgaagtgttacctgtGGGCCGGCTTGGAAATAGCCAcatgttgtaaggtgttatcaggtgagtgaggttaaatactgaccagtgtgctcatggcaaggcaacaaggaaatttaggaattacacttttggtgttgtaaagcatgataaagagtactaaccttcgttgaatagcacacccctaacggtgtaaaaagctaattattagggcaaaatatgccccaaagcaCCTGTTGTAAAGAGTGTTGGGCAAaaagagctaaattactgaatctcagaaagctgtgggagagcggaggagggctattcaacaaatgttagtgctgtttattatgttttactacatcaaaagtccattttacaccggagttctcctttaagcgtCTGACCGTGGATTACAGACGAATGGGACAATTCTTTTTCAAATTAGTTTTAGAATTTAACAAACTTAACATTCAGTACAGTGATAAAAAATTAAATCCCTGACCTCGACTTGGAATCCGTAGCATTAACAATTGCAGGACCCAGCGTGTCGATCAACAGCTCCGCTGCTCCCTCGTTATCACTGATCCTGTAAAAGAAAACGATACATTTCCtcatgaacaaacacacagattTACATCTGTGCAGAATCAGGACTACGAGGCCATTAGGAGTATAACCCAGCTGCACTTACACGGCACAGTGAAGCGGACTGAACGAGTTACCCTCCATCTTGTGGAAGACTTCCTGCTCTAACAGCGCCTCAACACACGTATCGTGACCTGAGGAAGAAAAGAAATCAGAGGAAATCAAAGCAAGATCAGGCAAAAACAGGATGCATATACAGGAGGTGGAGGATGAACTTGGAGTAGAGAGCAGGAAGAAGAGTAGAAGCAAGAAAGACTTCTAAACAGATTATTCAGACTAAAAATTAGTTTAAGAAATACAACATCTTAATCTTTGATCTTATTTAACTTTGAGTATTACATGTTTTTGCATCACGTCTTAATCGGCGAGGTTACAGGCTTGTTTTAAAGCAAGAATCTGACTACTCTCTGACTTATATAAGCTCAGTTTTACCATCATCTAGACAACTAGAGATGGGAGGATTGATCAGCTATGTATCATATTGGTATcgattttttttaggtaaaagacGCAATCGGCTAAAATTTCTCCATTATAGCTGATTCAATTGGGGACAATTATATTGATAATTGTTCGTGGAACCCTGCCTTAATACAGGCTGCAGAGAGACTCATCAGTAGCTCAATTCAGTCAGTGTGGatttctgctgctttgaaggtTTCAGCTGTTTTTACCGCTCTCTACAGTTTATCTTTTAGCCCagtcagtgagtagcagagctaacaaacaccactaaccaccactacagcagcagaagctgcaggagcCAGAAAGCTAAAGAAATCAGTTTCAGACAGTTTTTCTGTTGTTCCCACTTTAAACTCCACAGTGCAAATCTGTAAGGGGAAATCACAGACTTTCTCACAGTTTCAGCTGAGCCAGAGTGTTAGattattgctgttattattaCTAAATAACTTGGTTATATACTTTAACAGTAAATATgggctattttaagcagtaagctgacTTTGGAAAATAGGCAGTCAGGCGGCTGATGTTGGGATACCCGTTCTCTTGATATTAGCAtgtaataaacagaaacaaaattataaaaatgaaattatttacacatatatctTGTAAAATTTCACATATATATACGAAATGTTGGCGAGTAAAGCACTTTAGTTAATTTACAATCAACTTAGATTCCCAGTGTTTGTCTAGATGTGGCCATAATGAGGGAAATTTGCATCAAGTTTGTATGGCATCTATGTGGCATCcgtgtggcatttggccccgcccacaaTCAATATCAATGTTGATAGGCTCCCTCACCATTGTAGCAGGCCCAGTGGAGTGGAGTGTAGCCACAGTTGTCCATGATGACGGGCACAGTGTTCAGGGACTGTGCCGCCTGCAGCAGGGCCCCCAGCACGCCAATGTGGCCACAGGCTGCTGCCAAGTGCATGGCAGTGCGCCCCCTACTGTCACGCACAGGCAGACTGGCACTGTGCTGTAACAACGCCTCCACACACGCCTCGTGCCCCGTCACAGCCTGCAGACACAAACATGACATATGCTTCATTCCTGATCTTCCCAGCTACAGAGAACTGCTCAGGGGGGTGAACGTGACTTACCCCTCGGTGCAGGGCCGTCCTGCCCCACTTGTCCTTGGCCTCCACGCTGGCTCCTTTACTCAGCAGAAAGTAGACGCAGTCTGTGTGCCCGTTCAACACGGCCAGCATAAGAGGAGTCCTGACAAAACCAATCCACCAATCCATCAATCAGAATCACATCAGCTCTACACACCCATTCCACATGCCCCCGACCAATACAGAAATCTCGTCACTCACTGTCCGCTCCCGTCCTGAACGTCCACGGCTGCGTGGGGATCGGCGTTCCCAATCAGCAGGCGGAGGCATTCTAAATGGCCGTTCATGGCTGAAGGATCAGATAAAAGAACGAAATATGAGGTTAgtcagagtgagcagcagagggCACTACAGTGTATGAagctgaacaaatgaatcgatgcacagaataaacaaatataacaataaaaatacgCACTACACAGATATAGAGTTTAAGACTGTATATACGAGGGGTGGGAATATCTAGGCACCATACGATTTTATTCAATCATGACTAAGCATCTGCGatacaattaataaacaattatCATTAAatcttgatgcatcttttttttttctatacaggattttttttttttgtttctcattgtATGACTACTTGGactacttttaaagtaaagtgtCTGTAACGATCCATACTGAATCATGCTATTTAATAGGCTCTTTGACACTATTTCTCTTTACTTGAAAAAAGGTGTAGTTATTCCaattaatcaaatgattaatacaaaaatctaGAATGAATGTTTTTGGGGTAATAGTAAAACCAGCTACAAATGGTCAACAAGCAGGGCAATAGTCTATGATAGTATTGTACTACACATGAACCCTACCGAAACAATTAGTACCAAGCCTCATTGGACCATGCCAACATTG
Proteins encoded in this window:
- the btd gene encoding biotinidase, whose amino-acid sequence is MASPALLAAALAVCVSGIPRGCSEGVWRLPPVLDRSYVAAVYEHQVILNPNPKIPVWREAALEHMKKNLDVFEEQTALAAQQGAQIIVFPEDGIHGFNYSRASIASYLEPIPDPTHVTWSPCADPDRFPNTEVLHRLSCMARKNCIFLVANMPDRQLCSRLEDPLCPVDGQYQYNTDVVFSSDGTLVARYHKQNLYFEAAFDKPPQCEYVTFTTPFAGRFGVFTCFDILFREPAVTLVKDMGVRQLVYPTAWMNQLPLLAAVQFQRSFSFSTGVTLLAANIRSAALGMTGSGIFTPQDALYHHDMDGESGKLLVKRVPVLDPSVPWTLSEAGNVKGNGTENGTGTEAGNVDGKGAGKACMRTKPLSYPIKEEEEVQNKPGHCFLCRECSPSDEQTPFNSTMMYDKFTMLPLQGSEGNLTVCDGSLCCQLLFRRQKPPEEELYALGAFNGLHVVHGTYYLEVCALVRCTSLDKASCGGETEHAQTMIDFHLEGSFSTEHVYAGVLGSGMSLDLPDITGRRKNGRFHMNNTEMTTGLVTAVLYGRVYEKDGTDQDQFAGSSVLF